GTGATAGGTTTTTAGAGCCTAATGTTCCAAGATTCTTTGAGGTTTAGAAAGAAATTTCAAAGCTTTCACAAGGTTCACCCAAATTCAAGATTTTGTGGGATGAACTTGTGCATTATCAGTCTTTTTCTGCTGGCACTTGTACCTGTACTTGTGGTTCTCAACGAAATCAATTGAATGCTCAGCAAAAATATCAAGTTTTTCGTTTTCTCATGGGACTCAATCACAGTTATTCCACTATCACTAGTCAGATTTTGATCACTGAGCCTTTACCTGCACTAATAAGGCCTATTCTTTGATTTTGCAAGAAGAAAAACGTAGGTAAATTGGTCAAGCCGATTTGGTCATTGAACCAACAGTTTATATGCTAACAATTCCAATCCTAAAGGATTTCAAGGTCATCAAGGTTGGAATCAAGGGGGAGCTCATGGAGGTCAAGGTGCAAAAGGTGGTAATTCTAAGAAGGAGAGGCCTGTCTGTACATACTGTGGAATTGTGGGTCATGTAGCTGATAAATGCTACAAATTGCATGGTTATCCTCCAGGATATAAGCACAAAGGGAACGCTTCTGCCCATCAGGTGTCTGGTAATGGAAATCTTAGCACTTTCTTTTCTAATAATGgtaattttgggaattttgcTTCTCCACCCATGTTGGGGTTTACTAATCAGTCTAAGATAACACATTGCTCACCACAACTTCTAGGAGCAAAGTCTTAATTGAACTTGTCACAATCACAGTTCAGTGCTCCTTAGTGTCCCATTACTGAGAATCAATGTGAGCAGCTACTTTCCTTCCTTGTCTCTCAGTCATTCAAGGAAGCTGCCACATCTTAGCCCACATCTACACATCAGGCTACCTCAGTCCTATCTCCTTTTTCTAATGTAGCTTCTACTGCTAGCACTAGTTCAACTATGCCTTACTTTGCCAATTTTTTAAGTAATCCTTTTTGGTTGCCTCCTaacctttctcattccattttttcTGCCCATATCATAGATAGACAAGCCTATAAGTCTAATGATTGGATTATTGACACTAGTGCAACAGACCATATGGTCCATTCAGTTTCTTGCCTAACCACAATTACATCCACCATTAATACCTTTGTCTATTTACCCAATGGAGAGAAGGCTTTGGTTACTCATATAGGAACAGTTCATATCTCAGACAACCTTATACTCTATGGAGTTTTATGTGTTCCATCCTTCACATTTAATCTGATATTTGTCAGCCAACTCACTAAATCCCTTTTTTGTTGTCTTGTGTTCCTCGGTTCTTTTTGCTTTATCCAAGACCTAGCCAATTGGAATATGATTGGATTGGGTAAAGCATCAAAAGGCCTATATCTGCTCCAGCATAGAGTTCCACCTCCATGTGTGCTTGCTGCTGCTTCCAAGGTTTCTGTCTCCATTCCTTCTATCAGATTCACTAGTGTCAATGCTGATTTGTGGCATTTTCGTTTAGGGCATCCTTTATATGCCAAGTTGTCTTTGCTTAATAATCTTGTATATGTTTTACCATCTAATAAGACTGTATGTTGTGACATTTGTCATTTTTCTAAACAAAAGAGACTATCCTTTCCTACTAGTCAACATGTATCTCATTGTATGTTTGATCTTGTACATTGTGATCTTTGGGGGCCTTTTTCAGTTCCCACTATTGAGGGTTACATGTTCTTTCTTACTATTGTGGATGACTATTCTAGGTGTACTGGTTTATTTGCTTAAATTTAAGTTAGAAACATGAGCTCTTATTCAACAGTTTTCTATtatggttgaaactcaattcaatgccaaaattaattgtattagGATTGACAATGGCACAGAATTTATCATGAAGgattttttcaaatcaaaaggcATCTTGTATAAATTATCTTGTGTTGatactcctcaacaaaatgcaATTGTTGAGAGAGAGCATCAACACATTTTAAATGTTGCAAGAGCATTAAGGTTCCATTTTTCTTTACGTTTAAAACTGTGGGAGGACAGCATTCTCACTATAGTATATCTTATAAATAGGTTACCCTCCaagcatttaaacaaaaaaactcCTTATGAAATGCTTTTCAAACAACCTCCTTCTACTTCTCCTCATTCTATTCCTTTATGGTTTAAAGCAAGTTTCAAGGCAATGGTTTGCCAagttttcttatatattgttgaattttggttttgtcCAATCCAAGGCTGACTATTCTCTTTTTACCTACACTAAAGGATCCTCTTTCATAGTTCTGCTagtctatgtagatgacatttTGCTCACTGGTAATGATCCTGATTGCATTAGTGCTTTGAAGCTCCAACTTGATACTAAGTTTGGCTTAAAAGATTTGGGTTCTCTGAAATATTTTCTAGGTCTTGAGGTTGTCAGAAGTGAAAAGGGGATCAGTTTGAATCAAAGAAAGTACTGCTTAGAGATTTTGCAAGATATAGGTTTTTTAGGGTCTAAACCAGTTTGAACACCAATGGAACAGAACTTGCATTTATCAAAGGATGTTGGTAAACTTCTTCCAAATGCTAGTCAATACAAGAAGCTAATTGGAAGATTGTTATATCTAACTCTGACTAGACCTGATATCACCTATGCACTGCATAGGTTAAGTCAATTTTTATCTGAACCAAGAGAGTCTCACATGTTGGCAGTCAATAGGATACTTCAGTACTTGAAGGGGACACCAGGCAGAGGTTTGTTCTTCTCTAGTAGCTCAAGTATGCAAGTTAAAGCCTTTTGTGATGCGGATTGGGTAGGCTGCCCAGATACCAGAAGATCTATCACAGGCTATAGTGTGTTTTTGGCTAATTCCCTAATCTCTTGGAGGTCCAAGAAGCAAAGTATAGTCTCTAGGTCTTCAGTAGAGGCAGAATACAGGGCAATGGCCACCATAACATGTGAAATTGTTTGGGTTCTTCAATTGTTAAGAGACTTGAGAGTTGATCATCTAAGTAGTGCTCAATTGTTTTGTGATAATCAGGCTGCATTACATATTGTAGCAAACTCAGTCTTCCACGAAAGGACAAAACATATAGAGGTTGATTGTCATTTGGTGAGAGATAAGATAACAAAAGGGGTGATCAAAACATTCTATGTTTCAAGCCATTTTCAAATagcaaatatttttacaaaggCATTGGGACTTCCAGCTTTTAGCAGGTTAATTACTTGTTTGGGGTTAATAGATATTTACTCACCAAAGCTTCAGACTACTGATAATCAAGTCACTGAACTTATGGTTCCTGACTTGAGCGGGAGTGTTGAGGCTTCTGCTAAGAAACAAGAAGGGGCAgtcaagaagaaagaagactTGAAGGAATGCACTGAAGATAAAGCAGGGCAAAACGACACAGCTGAGACTAAAAGGAAGAAAGTAAAGTTGAAAGCTAAAACGATGTCGTAGCATTTAAGTTTTAAGACTCATCTGTTAGCACGTGTAGTTAATGGCACATATGAACTAATCTAAGTGGTTTACAGCTGTCATTCTCTTGTTAATTAGGTGGTTAGAGTTTCGGTAGTTaagattctttctttctttctctttttctgctTTGTGTATATAAGGGAAAGGCACAGTGTAAATTAATATTGcttctcatttttcttattttcaatttagAGAAATTGGTTTTCTTCCagtattttcttgcacactttcttaacaaaaataaaattgtctcCTTGCATCTTGACGTTTGTGAAGAATCAAGTAAAACTAAGATTGTTAGAATTGCATTACATTATTCTTGACAGGTTGCTGAGCATTATGAGCAAGTAGTTGGAACCGATGTGAGTGAGGCTCAGTTGAAACTTGCAATGCCACACCCTCGCATTCGATATCTCCACACTCCATTATCCATGACAGATGATGAATTAGTGGCCTTGATTGGAGGAGAAAATTCAGTTGATTTGGTTACTGTGGCCGCAGCTGTCCACTGGTTTGATCTCCCCCAGTTCTACTCCATAGTAACACGGCTTCTAAAAAAGCCAGGAGGTGTAATTGCTGTTTGGGCTTATCATGACATAGAAGTTAGCCCCACTTTTGATCCCATATTGAAGCGTTTTCGTGACACACTTCTTCCCTATTGGGACCCAAAAATAAAAGGCGTATATGATGATTATAAGATACTTCCATTTCCTTTTGAAAGTGTAGGTATAGGATGTGAGGGGAAACCACAACAACTAGATATACCAAAGGAGGTGTCACTTGAGAAATTCTTGAATATGTTCAGGTCATGGTCTCCAGTAAATACAGCTAAGGACCAAGGTGTTGATTTGTTGTCAGAAAGCGTGGTAAAAGAATTTGAGAGTGCTTGGGGAGGACCTACATTGGTCAGATCAATCATCTATAAGGGCTTTATGCTTGCCGGAAAAGTTaggctttaattttttttttgggtagaaaccAGGTAAGGGACTGAGAAAAGAGGGAGTGGGTTGTTTATGATTGTCGCATAAAATATTGTAACGGTAATAAAGATACAAAAGTTTATTCTCTTTATGTCCCATTGATATTCTATTATGAACtggaaaataaaatgataatttagtCGATTCGAGACCAATCACTTGAACATTGATAACAAGAGACTgcctctcttttattttatttttttgcttatgATTTGCATTACAACTGATACGTGTAAATAGCAATATCAGACAAGGCACTAGTCTTATATAATAACAATTTgaagttgaaattaaaaacaactAATCTAATCTAAACAAACAATTCTAATCTGATCGGAATCATTATTGAATTCAAACTTGTAACTTTCGATTCAACTAATTAACACTGATCCTAATCTTGTCTTCAAATCTTCAACTTGCTGTCTCTGATGCTAGAAGATGCTAGAAAGCACGGGTGCGGCTCCATGATTGCTACACCCACACCTGACACTCAACGATGTGCCGATTCtctaggcctttttttttttttttttttttcagggcTGATTTAGCGTCGATTCACCCTAATTTGGCTCCATTTTGAGCCGAAACTGGCCGAAAATCATCCAAAACTAGccaaaatacatttttaaaaaaaaaaaaaaaactaactttagttgatttcttatttagttatttaccaattatatatttgtcaaattatttgtaggttttttattttattttattttttgttgttgttgttggtagCAAAACCAACTTCATTTAATTAGCAATAGAAATAGAATCTAGATACAATGCTTCTAAAGTCGGTGGATGAGAGTCCTCCAACCAAATAATATCCTCACTAAGGTGCCTGGCAAAGCGAGCTAATGAATGTGCTACCCCATTGGTAGTACGGCTAATATCCCGAAATTCCACATGTTGCATCTGTCCACCCAAACAACGAATATCATCATAGAGATTTCCTAAGCGAGACCAATATGGCTGAGCTAAAATAATAGACCTCATAACATTTGAATTATCACCTTCCACAATTAAATCTGAAAACTAAACATCTAAAGCAAACTTTTCGACATGCCAAAACCTTTGCCTCTTCACTATTCGTAACAGCAAGATCCTTCGACGACAAAGCTGCCATAACTTGCCCCCTTGCATTCCGAATAATCGCTCCAACACTAGAGGTTGAAACGTTTGTGAAAACCGCAGCATCAAAGTTAAGTTTATACATCAGACCTTCAGGTGGTTGCCACAAATGTGATAGCCCAATAGAAATAGGGACCGTCAGCTGTGATTAGGCCTCCTTATACTCTTCTAGAAAGTTGCTAGCTCGTGCATTCAACGTTCTAGGTTCCTGTAGAATACCTTCATGCACAACCCAATTACGTTGATGCCATATTAGCCAACTTTGCACTAGAAAAAGCTCCAGTACATCATCGGGCAGCTTGTGCATTAAGTTCTCAAATAGGTGCATCACAGTGGCTTGATCAGTTAGCCCCTTTTGCAATGTATGGTATAAATAACTAGCCCACACGTCCTGAGCAGaattatttgtaggttaaaCAACTTAAATTGAAATTGCTGAATTATTTGTAGTTATTCTTGCTCTTAAATTGGTATATGTTTACtattatatgaaaatatatttaataatttgtaagtaaaaatatatttaataatttattagtatACGTATCCCACTGCACCTGCAccctaattttttaaaaattgtcgagtcccgcacccgcattTGTACCCACACCTGAACCCGAATTTGCCCTCGTGCTTCATAGCTCTGATGTCTGAACTTGGACCGTGGCTTTCTTTGGACATGAcatatttcttgtttttatttatatttacttttgaaaaagttgtaTTAAATTAACTGAACtattccctaaaaaaaaaataccgaaCAAAGAATGccttgaatttttctttgaaaccCTGGTCCTTTCTTAGGCCTTGGCTTACGTAGAAGTGTGCCTTGCCTTTCTTGTGCAATCTTCGTCCCACCAGTTACTGTGGTTGTATCATTGCAACTTATTTGCAAGTGATCATCTGGGTTCAGTTATTGCTGCTTTTAGTAACCAACATGATGTTGCGGAAGCCTGAAAAAAGCATACATGATGCTCTCTTGATGGAACAGAAACTAAATTGTTCATTTCTAATAGTAAACCTCGAAAGGGTTTCTCGGAATCCACAAGGAGAATAAAACTGGAATCTACCAgaagaaaatttgacaaaaaatttgtgtttattgataatagtctgCCTTGCCTCTGAtggctacaaaacatataaatactgagaaaaacatctaaaaaccctaatttacaCTAATTACATGGTTAGGTGATAAAATGCcgaattttaccaaaaatggcaaaattgagttaaatgcagAATCATAAACTATTGACCTTAAGGGTCGTCCTAAAATAAACGATGccttattttgacttttaaactaaaagttattaaggaaaaacaaatattactataaatagcaaaaacattGTTTTCGGGGCCTTAATGAAAGAATTTGCCTAATTTCATGCAATTCCGATACTGTCACCCCAATGGCTTCTATTGGCACCCCCCTTTGATCTTGCGTTATGACTTCCTGCGCTTATACTACTCCAAGAAGGC
The Quercus lobata isolate SW786 chromosome 10, ValleyOak3.0 Primary Assembly, whole genome shotgun sequence DNA segment above includes these coding regions:
- the LOC115966083 gene encoding putative methyltransferase DDB_G0268948, with product MAGRFDKQAGFYADARPTYPTEWYSMLAALTPHHSLAWDVGTGNGQAAIGVAEHYEQVVGTDVSEAQLKLAMPHPRIRYLHTPLSMTDDELVALIGGENSVDLVTVAAAVHWFDLPQFYSIVTRLLKKPGGVIAVWAYHDIEVSPTFDPILKRFRDTLLPYWDPKIKGVYDDYKILPFPFESVGIGCEGKPQQLDIPKEVSLEKFLNMFRSWSPVNTAKDQGVDLLSESVVKEFESAWGGPTLVRSIIYKGFMLAGKVRL